In one window of Plasmodium berghei ANKA genome assembly, chromosome: 14 DNA:
- a CDS encoding CCAAT-binding transcription factor, putative: protein MKEQAEIPDINLLKDTIFDLPNSVILKIINNSIDLKNYKIRKEALNTLSKCLSLFILYITDGALEHCENEKRFTIFVRDILNSLNDSLFLDIYDQLKTHVAIQEENNKKTTSNNNSGANATNKDTEGEQNNENPKENDDFDILLQALE, encoded by the coding sequence atgaaagaaCAAGCAGAGATTCCAGATAtcaatttattaaaagataCCATTTTTGATTTGCCGAACAGtgttattttaaaaataataaataatagtatagatctaaaaaattataaaataagaaaagAAGCCCTTAACACTTTAAGCAAAtgtttatctttatttattttgtatataacTGATGGAGCATTAGAACATtgtgaaaatgaaaaaagatttacaatttttgtTCGAGACATTTTAAATTCCTTAAATGATTCATTATTTCTAGATATATACGATCAATTAAAAACACATGTAGCTATacaagaagaaaataataaaaaaactacttccaataataatagtggTGCAAATGCCACAAATAAAGATACAGAAGgtgaacaaaataatgaaaaccCCAAAGAAAACGACgattttgatatattacTTCAAGCTTTAGAATAA
- a CDS encoding carbamoyl phosphate synthetase, putative, whose product MDSEFWPDHEYKTVGKLILEDGTEFVGYSVGYEGHTCEKKIQCDENEDITEKCGKNINDDILFRGSRIENDDYIVTGEVIFNTAMVGYPEALSDPSYFGQILVLTFPSIGNYGVEKAKHNKFGIVNNFESNKIHVQGLVICEYSKQSYHYNAYITLSEWLKKYKIPCIGGIDTRALTKILREKGSMLGKIVVYKNRNNINNIYKEINLFDPGQIDVTKYVCNHYIRVFKLKNITFINNEGRNYMNKNSNYLYKENNKECDSYSNLENVASSFEKIDYNKNSNYHSLLRGKMNLLESSEENIKHYSNYQNFNDNNDENNSFRNLYGMCEHDKYLIDIEENKEYHENNLDEYGYYNIEGTKKHGCGQKEIGKEFNMNNDNSTYIKKTVSNKTFLDLVNKRNNDKEKIIVIVDCGIKNSIIKNLMKHGKDLPLTYIIVPYYYDFNYIDYDAVLLSNGPGNPEKCKLLINNLKTSLQQNKLIFGICLGNQLLGISLGCETYKMRYGNRGVNQPVIELLNNRCYITSQNHGYCLKKKCILKRKDLAISYINANDKSIEGISHKNGRFYTVQFHPEGNNGPEDTGFLFRNFILDAFHKKREYREHLPQNIIHIKKKVLLLGSGGLCIGQAGEFDYSGTQAIKSLKECGIYVILVNPNIATVQTSKGLADKVYFLPVNCEFVEKIIKKEKPDFILCTFGGQTALNCALMLEQKKVLKKNNCLALGTSLESILITENRSMFAEKLKEINEIIAPYGSAKNVEEAVEVANKIGYPILVRTTFSLGGLNSSFINNEEELVEKCKEIFLQTDNEIFIDKSLKGWKEIEYELLRDNKNNCIAICNMENIDPLGIHTGDSIVVAPSQTLSNYEYYKFREIALKVITHLNIIGECNIQFGINPKTGEYCIIEVNARLSRSSALASKATGYPLAYISAKIALGYDLVSLKNSITRKTTACFEPSLDYITTKIPRWDLNKFEFASNTMNSSMKSVGEVMSIGRTFEESIQKSLRCIDDNYLGFSNTYCIDWNEEKIIDELKNPSPKRIDAIHQAFHLNMSIDVIHELTNIDYWFLYKFYNIYNLENKLKSLTLEQMSFYDLKYYKKHGFSDKQIAHYLSYNAKTKESDVMKYRENIGLHPHIKVIDTLSAEFPALTNYLYLTYQGTEHDVLPLNMKVKKRKDHKLMGRDHNEIRNSIPQHWHKNNENNNKVVYDEFSFNHETSQQNGLNCLKADINNSEEAIKVTNNDGGKDGMQNKEQNPDYTTIPSCKYMNNYGNGRYMGHGRNDMFNLKNFLKNNKREEDFSDNNQQNSIGDDNKKKCPFSGNKNDYHNFGMHQGMKRPMKEKKENCILNNKCYPNSTKNEQKNENGNPNDGNHLEEFKSNRSSHSTNDQLYLENCNTSEDEENNVNPDKSMRMDDNRGNINNIANNSYYIRDSVYNNEYKINKMRELINNDNKSEVIKSSKNFANSTNSKCEYINSNKEKAKKINYNDENTMVYNTNEQEENENKSLSNNNRMISKNNNNLINSYNDDNKSDCFSELSYIQNHKKNINDIENDYGYEDLYSGSDNCYSSYSISMNDDNNDNSVLDYEEDGLNSELSSINSENDNIFYEKFNDIGFKIIDNKSEMKKEKKKCFIVLGCGCYRIGSSVEFDWSAIHCVKTIRKLNHKAILINCNPETVSTDYDESDRLYFDEITTEVIKFIHNFEKSQGVIIAFGGQTSNNLVFSLYKNNVNILGSSAKSVDCCENRNKFSHLCDSLKIDQPKWNKFTKLSKAIQFANEVKFPVLVRPSYVLSGAAMRVVNSFEELKNFLMKAAIVSKDNPVVISKFIENAKEIEIDCVSKNGKMINYAISEHVENAGVHSGDATLILPAQNIYVETHRKIKKISEKISKYLNISGPFNIQFICHQNEIKIIECNLRASRTFPFISKALNLNFIDLATRILMGYDVKPINISLIDLEYTAIKSPIFSFNRLHGSDCILGVEMKSTGEVACFGLNKYEALLKSLVATGMKLPKKSILISIKNLNNKLAFEEPFQLLFLMGFTIYATEGTYEFYSKFLASFNIDKDSKFHQKLIKVHNKDSENILPNITDLIMNHKVEMVINITDALTTKVTSHGYKIRRLASDFQVPIITNMKLTSLFIDSLYRKFCRKKERRPFYTIKSYDEYISLV is encoded by the exons ATGGATTCTGAGTTTTGGCCAGACCATG AGTACAAAACAGTGGGAAAGCTTATTCTTGAAGATGGAACCGAATTTGTTGGATATAGCGTAGGGTATGAAGGGCATAcatgtgaaaaaaaaatacaatgcgatgaaaatgaagatattACAGAAAAAtgtggaaaaaatataaatgatgatatattatttagaGGTAGTAGAattgaaaatgatgattATATAGTTACAGGAGAAGTTATATTCAATACAGCTATGGTTGGATATCCTGAAGCATTATCAGATCCTAGTTATTTTGGTCAGATATTAGTTTTGACATTTCCATCAATAGGTAATTATGGTGTAGAAAAAGCAAAGCACAACAAATTTGGTAtagtaaataattttgaaagtaataaaatacatgTACAAGGTTTAGTAATATGTGAATATAGTAAACAATCATATCATTATAATGCGTATATAACATTAAGTGAATggttgaaaaaatataaaattccTTGTATTGGTGGAATAGATACTCGAGCAttgacaaaaatattaagaGAAAAAGGTAGTATGCTGGGAAAGATTGtagtatataaaaatagaaataatataaataatatatataaagaaataaatttatttgacCCTGGTCAAATTGATGttacaaaatatgtatgtaaTCACTATATAAGAGTATTTAAactgaaaaatattacatttataaataatgaaggGAGAAATTAcatgaataaaaattctaattacttatataaagaaaataataaagaatgTGATAGTTATtcaaatttagaaaatgtCGCATCatcatttgaaaaaattgattataataaaaattcaaattaCCATTCATTGTTAAGAGGgaaaatgaatttattaGAATCGtcagaagaaaatattaagcATTATAGTAACtatcaaaattttaatgataataatgacGAAAATAACTCTTTTAGAAATTTATATGGAATGTGTGAAcatgataaatatttaatagatattgaagaaaataaagagTATCATGAAAATAACTTAGATGAATATGGATATTATAACATCGAAGGGACTAAAAAACATGGTTGTGGACAGAAAGAAATTGGCAAAGAATTTAATATGAACAATGACAATAGCACgtatataaagaaaacgGTGAgcaataaaacatttttggATTTAGTAAACAAACGAAATAATGACaaggaaaaaattatagtaATTGTTGATTGCggtataaaaaatagtataataaaaaatttaatgaaacATGGTAAAGATTTACCATTAACTTACATTATTGttccatattattatgattttaattatatcgATTATGATGCagtattattatcaaatgGGCCAGGAAATCCagaaaaatgtaaattgttaattaataatttgaaaaCTAGTTTGCAACagaataaattaatatttggTATATGTTTAGGTAACCAACTATTGGGTATATCATTAGGTTGCGAAACTTATAAAATGAGATATGGTAATAGAGGTGTAAATCAACCAGTTatagaattattaaataatagaTGTTACATAACTTCACAAAACCATGGGtattgtttaaaaaaaaaatgtatattaaaaagaaaagatcTAGCTATTAGTTATATTAATGCTAACGACAAATCTATAGAAGGAATTTCACATAAGAATGGTAGATTTTATACTGTTCAGTTTCATCCAGAAGGGAACAACGGTCCTGAAGATACTGGGTTTTTATTTcgaaattttatattagatgcatttcataaaaaaagagaataTCGTGAACATCTCccacaaaatattatacatataaaaaaaaaagtgttGCTTCTTGGTAGTGGAGGTTTATGTATTGGACAGGCAGGGGAATTTGATTATTCTGGTACACAAGCAATAAAAAGTTTAAAGGAATGTGGtatttatgttatattAGTTAATCCTAATATTGCTACAGTTCAAACTTCAAAAGGGCTAGCAGAtaaagtatattttttaccaGTAAATTGTGAATTTGTTGAAAagattataaaaaaggaaaaaccAGACTTTATTCTTTGCACATTTGGTGGACAAACTGCATTAAACTGCGCCTTAATGttagaacaaaaaaaagtattaaaaaaaaacaactGTTTAGCTTTAGGTACTTCATTAGAATCAATTTTAATAACTGAAAATCGAAGTATGTTTgctgaaaaattaaaagaaattaatgaaataattgCCCCATATGGTAGTGCAAAAAATGTAGAAGAAGCTGTTGAAGTAGCTAATAAAATAGGCTACCCCATTCTAGTGCGTACTACATTTTCTTTAGGCGGTTTGAATAGCagttttataaataatgaagaagaGTTAGTTGAAAAAtgtaaagaaatatttttacaaactgataatgaaatatttatagatAAATCATTAAAAGGGTGGAAGGAAATAGaatatgaattattaagagataataaaaataattgtataGCTATATGTAACATGGAAAATATTGATCCATTAGGTATACATACAGGAGATAGTATAGTTGTTGCACCATCACAAACATTAAGcaattatgaatattacAAATTTAGAGAAATCGCTTTGAAGGTTATTActcatttaaatattattggGGAATGTAATATTCAATTTGGTATAAACCCCAAAACAGGAGAATATTGTATTATAGAAGTAAATGCAAGATTGAGTAGAAGTTCAGCACTTGCTTCTAAAGCTACGGGATATCCCCTTGCATATATATCAGCAAAAATTGCTTTAGGATATGATTTAGtaagtttaaaaaatagtataacTCGAAAAACAACTGCATGCTTTGAACCATCTCTCGATTATATAACAACAAAAATTCCACGATGGGATTTAAACAAGTTTGAATTTGCTTCGAATACAATGAATAGTAGTATGAAAAGTGTTGGTGAAGTTATGTCAATTGGAAGAACTTTTGAAGAATCTATACAAAAGTCATTAAGATGTATTGACGATAATTACTTAGGTTTTTCTAATACTTATTGTATAGATTggaatgaagaaaaaattattgacGAACTAAAAAATCCTTCACCTAAAAGAATAGATGCTATACACCAAgcatttcatttaaatatgtCAATTGATGTTATCCATGAATTAACTAATATTGATTATTggtttttatataaattttataatatatacaatttggaaaataaattaaagtCGTTAACATTAGAACAGATGTCATTTTatgatttaaaatattataaaaagcATGGTTTTAGCGATAAACAGATTGCTCATTATTTATCTTATAATGCCAAAACAAAAGAAAGTGATGTGATGAAATATCGAGAAAATATAGGGCTTCATCCTCATATCAAAGTTATCGATACTTTATCTGCTGAATTTCCTGCTCtcacaaattatttatatttgacATATCAAGGAACTGAACATGATGTTTTACCATTAAATATGAAGgtaaagaaaagaaaagacCATAAACTAATGGGCAGAGATCATAATGAAATAAGAAATAGTATCCCACAACATTggcataaaaataatgagaataataataaagttGTATATGATGAATTTTCCTTTAATCACGAAACATCCCAACAAAATGGGCTTAATTGTTTAAAAGCAGATATTAATAACTCTGAAGAGGCAATTAAAGTTACCAATAATGATGGAGGAAAGGATGGAATGCAAAATAAAGAACAAAATCCAGATTATACCACAATACCATCAtgcaaatatatgaataattatGGAAATGGTAGGTATATGGGACATGGGCGAAATGATATGTTTAATTTGaaaaactttttaaaaaataacaagaGAGAAGAAGATTTTAGCGATAATAACCAGCAAAATTCGATTGGAGATGACAATAAGAAAAAGTGCCCATTTTCTGGAAACAAAAATGATTACCACAATTTTGGAATGCATCAAGGTATGAAACGCCcaatgaaagaaaaaaaagaaaattgtATTCTTAATAACAAATGCTATCCAAATAgcacaaaaaatgaacagaaaaatgaaaatggcAACCCAAATGATGGGAACCATTTGGAAGAGTTTAAATCAAATCGTAGTTCTCATTCAACAAATGatcaattatatttagaaaattgTAATACATCAGAAGATGAggaaaataatgtaaacCCTGATAAATCAATGAGAATGGATGATAATAgaggaaatataaataatattgcaAATAACTCATATTATATTAGAGATTctgtatataataatgaatacaaaataaataagatgagggaattaattaataatgataataagagcgaagtaataaaaagtaGTAAGAATTTTGCAAATTCCACAAATAGCAAAtgtgaatatattaatagtaataaagaaaaagctaagaaaattaattataatgatgaaaatacaaTGGTATATAACACGAACGAAcaagaagaaaatgaaaacaaaaGCCTCagcaataataatagaatgatatcaaaaaataataataacttGATTAACAGCTacaatgatgataataaaagtgACTGTTTTTCAgaattatcatatattcaaaatcaCAAGAAAAACATTAATGATATAGAAAACGATTATGGATATGAAGATTTATATTCAGGATCTGATAACTGTTATAGTAGTTATAGCATTAGTATGAAcgatgataataatgataatagtGTGCTTGATTATGAAGAAGATGGATTAAACTCGGAATTATCATCTATTAATtctgaaaatgataatatattttatgaaaagtttaatgatattggatttaaaataattgataataaaagCGAGATGAAGAAGGAAAAGAAGAAATGCTTTATTGTTTTGGGATGTGGATGTTACCGAATTGGTAGCTCTGTTGAATTTGATTGGAGTGCAATACATTGTGTTAAGACCATAAGAAAATTAAATCATAAAgcaatattaattaattgtAACCCCGAAACAGTTAGTACAGATTATGATGAAAGTGATAGATTATACTTTGACGAAATAACAACCGaagttataaaatttatacataattttgaaaaaagtCAAGGTGTTATTATAGCTTTTGGTGGTCAAACATCGAATAATTTGGTTTTCagtttatataaaaataatgtaaatatattaggATCGAGTGCAAAAAGTGTAGATTGTTGTGAAAATcgaaataaattttctcATTTATGTGATTCCTTAAAAATAGATCAACCTAAATGGAATAAATTCACGAAGTTATCAAAAGCTATACAATTTGCCAACGAAGTTAAATTTCCTGTTCTTGTCAGGCCATCTTATGTCTTATCTGGCGCAGCTATGAGAGTAGTAAACAGTTttgaagaattaaaaaacttTTTAATGAAAGCTGCAATCGTAAGTAAAGATAATCCAGTTGTTATCTCCAAGTTTATTGAAAATGCTAAAGAAATTGAAATTGATTGTGTAAGTAAAAATGGTAAAATGATTAATTATGCTATATCAGAACATGTAGAAAATGCAGGAGTTCACTCAGGAGATGCAACTCTAATATTACCTGcccaaaatatatatgtagaaACCCacagaaaaataaaaaaaatttctgaaaaaatatcaaaatatttaaacatCTCTGGGCCATTTAATATTCAATTCATTTGCCATCagaatgaaataaaaattattgaatGTAATTTAAGAGCATCAAGGACATTCCCATTTATTTCGAAAGCATTAaatttgaattttataGATTTAGCCACAAGAATTTTAATGGGTTATGATGTTAAgccaataaatatatcgtTAATTGATTTAGAGTATACAGCTATTAAATCGccaattttttcatttaacaGATTACATGGATCGGATTGTATATTAGGTGTTGAAATGAAATCAACAGGAGAAGTAGCTTGTTTTGGTTTAAATAAGTATGAAGCTTTACTTAAATCTTTAGTTGCTACAGGTATGAAATTACCTAAAAAATCAATTTTAATAAgcattaaaaatttaaataacaaGTTAGCATTTGAAGAACCATttcaattattatttttgatgGGATTCACAATTTATGCTACTGAAGGAACGTATGAATTTTATTCCAAATTTTTAGCATCATTTAATATTGATAAAGATTCAAAATTCCATCAAAAACTTATAAAAGTTCACAATAAGGATTccgaaaatatattaccaAATATAACGGATTTAATTATGAATCATAAAGTCGAAATggttataaatataactgATGCATTAACAACAAAAGTTACTTCGCATGGATATAAAATTAGAAGACTTGCTTCCGATTTTCAAGTACCTATAATAACAAACATGAAATTGACATCCTTATTCATTGATTCATTGTATAGAAAATTCTGcagaaaaaaagaaagaagaCCTTTTTACACTATCAAGAGTTACGACGAATATATTAGTCTAGTTTAA
- a CDS encoding 40S ribosomal protein S27, putative → MNVDLLNRDPIEESKKHKLKRLIPSPNSYFMDVKCPGCLQITTLFSHAQNVVLCGSCNIMLCQPTGGKCKLTEGCSFRKKIE, encoded by the exons ATGAATGTCGATTTATTAAATCGTGATCCAATTGAAGAATCCAAGAAACATAAATTAAAGAGATTAATTCCAAGCCCcaattcatattttatggaTGTAAAATGCCCAGGATGTCTTCAAATCACAACTTTGTTCAGTCATGCACAAAATGTAGTATTATGTGGAAG CTGTAATATTATGTTATGTCAACCAACAGGGGGAAAATGCAAATTAACAGAGGGTTGTTCCTTtaggaaaaaaattgaataa
- a CDS encoding tyrosine recombinase, putative, which produces MKKVMEAILCIFFVNNLRSVKSFIANTNHIFDVTNFKNYNNLINPKTKYFKNKSVSIKKNIIFLKDYEKAENDDIDTENTSSSCSNENEKTIKKKKIKNVGIKKKKRKKVSNVLKCKSCTKPLKPRAKFCVHCGSNVSVEKIKLKKYIEDIYLPIRKEEVSANTYRVERGFWNDILPKLGKYELHELGSNNWESFLKYLKSKNCSPRTMALYQSTYQQSLKYALYRDYLKSVHNFRKIKKSTIPRRKTIPLSPKEIELLLKNSGDMHRAIFATSIGIGLRPSEVLRILWEDINFEKKEIFIKGEKTKYSNTAIPLTNFAYNELIKWWEIEKKPSKGLCFYQETINNKFNYTDTKTPLKTFKTALKGAAKRAGIEISEDGKKRRIFPYLLRHSFATIAATSNPPVPLPVAQAIMRHSSSKMLLDTYTKAGNNIIRDGLDNFKI; this is translated from the exons ATGAAGAAGGTAATGGAAGctattttatgtattttttttgttaataacCTGAGGAGTGTTAAGAGTTTTATTGCCAATAcaaatcatatatttgatGTAACCaatttcaaaaattataataatttaataaatccgaaaacaaaatattttaaaaataagagtgtgtctataaaaaaaaatataatatttttaaaggaTTATGAAAAAGcagaaaatgatgatatagATACCGAAAATACCAGTTCAAGCTGTTCTAATGAGAATGAAAAaactattaaaaaaaaaaaaattaagaatGTGGggataaaaaagaaaaagagaaaaaaagtTAGTAATGTATTAAAGTGTAAATCATGTACTAAACCCCTAAAGCCCA GAGCCAAGTTTTGCGTTCATTGTGGTTCGAATGTTTCggttgaaaaaattaaactgaagaaatatatagaagATATTTATTTGCCAATAAG AAAAGAGGAAGTCAGTGCAAACACATATCGCGTTGAAAGAGGATTTTGGAATGATATATTACca aAATTGGGAAAATACGAACTTCATGAATTAGGATCAAACAATTGGGAAAGCTTTTTAaa gTACTTAAAATCAAAGAATTGCTCTCCAAGGACGATGGCCCTATATCAATCTACATACCAG cAATCATTAAAATATGCTCTGTATAGggattatttaaaaagtgtacataattttcgtaaaataaaaaaaagtactATTCCCAGGAGAAAAACCATTCCTTTATCACCGAAAGAG ATTGAGTTATTGCTAAAGAACAGTGGAGATATGCATAGAGCTATATTTGCCACAAGTATAG gCATAGGCTTGCGTCCTTCTGAAGTATTAAGAATTCTATGGGAAGACATAAACtttgaaaaaaaggaaatatttattaaaggagaaaaaacaaaatatagtaACACTGCTATACCTTTGACAAATTTTGCTTACAATGAGTTGATAAAATG GTGggaaatagaaaaaaagcCATCAAAAGGATTATGCTTTTATCAGGAAACTatcaataataaatttaattatacaGACACGAAAACTCCATTAA aGACGTTTAAAACAGCATTAAAGGGGGCTGCTAAAAG AGCTGGAATTGAAATTAGCGAAGATGGAAAGAAACGAAGAATATTTCCTTACTTGCTAag gCATTCCTTTGCAACTATTGCTGCAACATCTAACCCTCCAGTCCCATTACCTGTAGCACAA GCAATTATGAGGCATTCCTCATCAAAAATGTTATTAGATACATACACAAAAGCAGGTAATAACATAATTAGGGATGGATTagataattttaaaatataa